In Leptodactylus fuscus isolate aLepFus1 chromosome 2, aLepFus1.hap2, whole genome shotgun sequence, one genomic interval encodes:
- the LOC142193997 gene encoding ecto-ADP-ribosyltransferase 5-like, translating into MSYCLRSLTVLCSFVIIITSQDNVVETLDLAEEAFDDQYLGCKIDMEKKLAEDDVLNKEIRKNKRLNRAWREANNQWLVRKGELKAKLPQEFKDNHGIALLMYTSFIRKDFINAMKSGGRSYKSYMEDFGYKWLHFYVTSALQLLSETRLSSHETVYSGIDDPIELPLNGSKYIKFGGFLYTSLNKNESTLMGNTSLLIIDTYTGINIENFSEYPCEREVLFPGYEIFQLSHDTEEDTYRLNSTKKFCSNFNCAYIKGETSKQSVEECMKNEASLGRMYRPGCLSLVTLLLVFVVTLL; encoded by the exons ATGAGCTATTGCCTGAGAAGTCTGACCGTCCTATGTTCCTTTGTCATAATAATTACATCTCAG GACAATGTGGTTGAGACCTTGGACCTGGCAGAGGAAGCATTCGATGACCAATATTTAGGGTGCAAAATAGACATGGAGAAGAAACTGGCAGAGGATGATGTCCTCAACAAAGAAATTAGGAAAAACAAAAGACTGAACAGAGCTTGGAGAGAAGCCAATAACCAGTGGCTGGTAAGGAAGGGCGAGCTCAAGGCCAAGCTCCCTCAAGAGTTTAAGGATAACCATGGCATTGCTCTACTCATGTACACAAGTTTCATCAGAAAAGACTTCATTAATGCGATGAAATCAGGAGGAAGGTCGTACAAAAGCTACATGGAAGACTTTGGCTACAAATGGCTTCACTTTTATGTCACTTCAGCTCTTCAGCTCCTCTCAGAGACTCGACTGAGCAGCCATGAGACTGTCTACAGCGGAATCGATGATCCCATCGAATTGCCACTCAATGGAAGCAAATACATCAAGTTTGGCGGCTTCttatacacatcattaaataAGAACGAATCCACCTTGATGGGCAATACGTCCCTCTTAATCATAGACACTTACACTGGGATCAACATTGAAAATTTCTCAGAATACCCTTGTGAGCGAGAGGTTCTGTTTCCGGGGTACGAGATCTTCCAGCTCTCCCACGATACAGAGGAGGACACCTACAGACTTAATTCGACAAAAAAATTTTGCAGCAACTTCAACTGTGCTTACATTAAAG GTGAGACTTCCAAGCAGTCGGTCGAAGAGTGTATGAAAAATGAAG CTTCCCTCGGGAGGATGTACAGACCCGGCTGCCTAAGTCTTGTCACCCTTCTGCTTGTGTTTGTGGTTACTCTGCTGTGA